A window of Ruminiclostridium herbifermentans genomic DNA:
GAACAGTTCTTGTCTTTCCATCCTAAAGTTGAGTTAGTTATCCATATTATGAGGCTGAACTATAAACCCTATTTGTCCAGCAAAAAATTTTAATCAAAAAGCTTGCTGCCTTTTATATTAGCCCATAAGCTCCTGTACTAAAATCCTTAAATAGAGCAATATGAGGAGGTGAAAAAGTAAATATTATAACTATAAAAATTAAAAATACCAGACCTATCCACCCCAATATATCAGCCTTTTTTGACCCAAAATATTGTGACTGAAGCATTTTATAGCTAGCCCAGTATGCCACAAGCGTTCCCAAAACAAAAGTTCCAATGTCTGCGACAAGATATTTACTACCTATAATACCCGAATAAGTATAGTATGAAACAATAATTACAAGCATACCTATAATAATTGATAAAACTCTTACGGGAACAAAATTAGCTGTTTTTTTGCCATAAGTAAAATATTCAATAACAAAATAAAAAAGCATTGGTGTAACTAATATCTTTAAATGCTCCCATACACTTTCGTTGATAGGTGCAAGCATTGCAACTATTAGATTATTGCCTGACCATTCATATGCAAAATGCAGAATTGCGCCGGCTACTAAGGTAAACAGGACTCCGACAATATGTTTTTTTATAAAGCTCATTAATTACTCCCCCTTAAATTATTTTTAAACTATCTGCTCAACTATCCATTTATAGGTTTACATTATTGGTTTACACCAACAATTTTCACATAGAAAAGTTAACTTCAAGTATTCCCTTAAATTCCTATGATAATACTAATTGGGTCATGCAAGAATTTTAAAAATCAACCATCTAAAATTCAAAAAATCGAAAATTCAAAAAATCGAAAATTCAAAAAAAAAGGCCAATAACACATTTGAGTGTATTATTGGTCTTTATGTTATTATAATGTCCACGAGTATAATTGAATTAAAATATGAAGTTTTATTTTATACAGTCCTAAAATATATTAATATTGTCCAATACAGGCTAAAACAAATTCTAAAACTCACAATAGCCTGGTGTTCTAGGATATGGAATTACATCACGTATATTATCAACACCAGTTACATAAATTAAGAATCTCTCAAAGCCCATTCCAAATCCAGCATGGTCACAAGAACCAAATTTACGTAGATTCAAATACCAATACATTTCCTCGGTGTTGATTCCTAATTTCTCCATCTTGTCACGAAGCAAGTCATATCTTACTTCTCTTTGGCTTCCGCCCATCAATTCCCCTGCATCTGGAACCAATAAATCTACAGCAGCTACTGTCTCATTATCATCATTCTGATACATATAAAATGCTTTAATATCTTTTGGCCAATTGTATACAAATACAGGTCCATTAAAGTACTCTTCAGTTAAATATTTTTCATGCTCACGAGCTAAGTCTTTGCCAAACTCAGGTGTAAATACAAACTGGTTTGGTGCCTTTTTTAATATTTCTATTGCCTCTTTATGTGTAACTCTTGCAATTTTTGATTCCTTTAACTTTTCCAAACGCTTAAACAAGTCAATTTTCGTGAAGCCCTGCAAGAATTCCAATTCATCCTTTGCCTTGTCCAATATATATGAAACTATGCTCTTTAAGAAATCTTCTTCAATATCCATTAATTGATTTAAATCACAAAATGCTATTTCAGGCTCAATCATCCAAAATTCAGCTGCATGTGTCTTTGTGTTTGAGTTTTCAGCCCTGAAGGTAGGTCCAAAGGTGTATATCTTACCAAACGCCATTGCAAAGGTTTCTCCTTCAAGCTGACCAGTTACCGCCAACGATGCTTTCTTACCAAAGAAATCTTCTTCGTAATTATTGTTTTCCAAGCAAGTAACAGTAAATGTATTACCTGCACCCTCAGCATCATTTCCTGTTATTATTGGAGTGTGCACATAAACATAACCTTTATTATGAAAATATTCATGAATAGCCATTGAAGCTAAGCTTCTTATTCTAAACACAGCTTGAAATACTCTTGTACGCGGACGCAAATACGCTATTTCACGTAAAAATTCAATTGAGTGCTTTTTAGGCTGTAAAGGGTAATCCTCTGGTGCATCACCTACTAAAATAATATTACTAGCATTAATCTCAATATTGTCAGCATTAACAGCACTAACTACTACCGTTCCTTCTATGCTAATAGCAGCACCTATATGAATGCTCTGTATTTCATCAAAATTAGCTAAAGTATCTTCATATACAATTTGAATTGATTTAAAACATGAACCATCAAAGAAATCAATAAAGCCCATTTTTTTCTGCTTTCTATGATTTCTTATCCAACCATTAAGTTTTACTTCCTTGCCAATACTCGCTTTCTGATCACCGTACAAATCATTAATATACATTTTTTACTTTCCTTTCTAACTAATATTAGGTGTTCTATATTAAATCATATATTCTAAATAAACAAAGCAAGTTGGCAAGCCTGCACATCTTTTTTTATAAGATGGAGGCAAACCAACATTACAATGTAATCAAACTAATTTAATTCAACAATAATTACCAATAATTATCAAACCTACTTAAAAAAATGTTTTGAAGTTTTCAAGCATATCTTTTAAGCCATTAGCATTATTTCCGCTGCCTCGTGCTAGATAAGCAGAACCTCCACCCTTACCATCAAGATATGCTAATGCCTTTTTGATAACACCATTTGCATTGCAAGTTTTGGATAATTCTTTATCAATAGCAATCGTTAATTGAACCTTGCCATCAGCAATACTGTAGAAGCAAACTACTCCTTTAATAATCTCTGCTACTCGAATTGCTTCATCACGAACCTCATCAGTCATTGCAGCGTACTCGTTTGTCATATAAGAAATTCCGTTTGCGCCCTGCATTGTTTTCTTGCTTATCTGTTCCTTAGTCATAACAGAAAATTCTACATTAATAGGTTGTTCCTTTTTCGTACCCAATGTATCTAATTTAGAGAGAATTTGCTTTTTAGGTACTCTCAATTTTGCAGAAATATCATTTAATAGTTTCAGTTCTTCCTGAACATAAGCCACAGCTTCCTTTCTAGTCAGTGCAACTATTCTTCTAATGCCTCTTCCCGCACTTTCCTCGGAAATTATTTTACAAAAACCAATTCTACCAGTTGACGATATATGAGTTCCTCCACATAGTTCCTTTGATACATCTCCAAAAGAAACCATTCTAACTAAGTCGGAATACTTATCGCTAAAGAAAGCCAAAGCACCTTCTTTTACAGCTTGTTCATATGTGGTTTCCTTTACATCTCTGGTATAATTCTCACTGATAAACTGATTTACAGTTGCTTCAATTGCATCTAAAACATCACTTTCTAACTTCTTGTCACAATGGAAATCAAATCTCAGCCTATCATCTGTAACAAGTGAACCTGCTTGCTTTACACTGTCTCCTAAATGAATTCTTAATGCCTTTTGCAGTAAATGAACTGCTGAGTGATTTGCTTCTATTTTTGTTCTGCGTTCAGCATCAACCTTCATATTAACAGTTTGGTCAATTCTAGCTTGTCCATTTAATATATTTACAAAATGGAAGAATATATCATCAACTTTTTTCACGTCAGTTACTTGAAGCTGCATGTCACCGCTATCCATCACACCAGTATCGGCAATCTGTCCACCGCTCTCAGCATAAAAGCAGCTCTTGTCTGTTACAATAATTGCCTGTTCATTTGCCAAAGCAGCTTCTACTTCTTCATTATCCTTAATAATACCAATTACATGACCAGTACATGATAATTCCTCATATCCAACAAAAACTGTTTTGGTGAAATTAGCAGCCATACCTTTCAGTGCTTCCAAGCTGTTTCCACTTCCACCCTCTTCATTATTACCTAATTTGGATATTTCTTTGTGATGCTTGATTTCATTATCGTACTCTTCCTTATCAATTGTCATTCCATGCTCAGCAGCATAATCTTGTATAAAGTCAAATGGCAAGCCATAAGAAGTTACTAAGACAAAAGCATCCTTTCCAGAGATAGTTGTTTTGCCTTCACACATTTTCTCGATTCTAGCAGTTCCATCCTTTAAAACAGCAGAATAGCTTTCTACCTCTTTATTGAATACATCATGTATCTGTTTCCTGTTAGTCTCGAAATGGCTGTAATACTTCTTATAGTGTTCAATAACTCTGTCTAATACTTCTTGGAAATTGAAGTTGTCCATCTTATATTTTGCAAGAATAGTACAGCATTTGCGAATAAGCTTACGTGGTACATATCCCCTTCCTGTATTACTTGGGACAGCTCCAGCAGCCAATAATATAGTAACTGTTCTTAAATGATCTGATAGAATATTAATTTTTTGCTCAGGTATATCGGAATCTGGATTTAAGCTTGCACACTGCTTCTTTATAATCTCTACTATTGGGCGAAGTGAATCTATCTCATATACAGAATTAAGCTTATTTAGTGTCATAGTAAGTCTCTCTAAGCCTGCACCTGTATCAACACTTTTAAACTTCAGTGGTTCATAGGTTCCATCAGCTAATTTATTTAACTGCATAAATACTCCAGCATTCCATATTTCAATGTAACGCTTTTTAGTATCAAATACTCCGCCTTCTACATAAGCCTCTCCAAACTCTTCTCCTGTATCATAAAACACTTCTGTACAAGGTCCGCATGGGCCAGTTTCAGCAGTTGGCCCCCAAAAATTATCTTCAAAGGGCTGAGGAACAATATGGCTTCTATCCATACCAACTTTTTGCCATATTTCAATAGATTCAGTATCAGGCTCTAGATTCAATTCCTTCGAACCCATAAATACAGTAGCGTACAATTTTTCTTTTGGAATTTTAAAGCCTTCTGTAAGTAATTCAAAGGCAAGCTTAATTGCATCTTCTTTAAAATAGTTGTTAAAGGACCAGCTGCCTAACATTTCAAAGCTAGTAAGATGATGTCTGTCACCTATATCATCAATATCGATTGTTCTAATACAAGGTTGAATATTGCAAAGATTGCTGGCAGGTGGAACCTCTTCTCCAGTAAAATAATTCTTTAATGGAGCCATTCCGGAATTAATGAATAATAATGTAGGATCGTTTTCAGGAATTACAGAAGACTCTGATATCTTTTTATGATTATGTTTTTGGAAATACTCCAAAAATATTGTTCTGATTTCATCACTTGTAATCTTATACATATTGCTCCTCCAAATCAAAATAAATCTTCCCAATTAGCTATGAATTATATCATATACTGCGCTTAATATCAATAAACAATGCATATTGTATCCTGTTTTGACAAATTATTTACTCTTAAAAACAGCCTTTTATTTTCGTGGATGTTGTAATTGTTCCCTAATTTTCTCCATATGAAGCATGGACCTCATATTATACTTAATTTATATCACTTTGCATTTATATTTATAAATTCAGTCTTCAATTTTGAATATATTATTTTTTGGCTTCTGTATAAACTATAGTATCCTGACAGCATGTAACTCACGCTTGATGCAATAGCAAATAGCAGCAGTCCTTCTGAGCCAAATACTTCTACACTTAAAACAATAGCAGCTATTGGTACATTTAATACACCACAAAACAGTGAAATAAGACCTATTGCAGCACAAAAGCCAGGGTTAATTCCAAAAATAATTCCAAATGTACAGCCAAATGTTGAACCAATAAAAAATGTAGGTACAATTTCTCCTCCCTTATAGCCTGCACCAATAGTTAAAGCTGTAAATATAATCTTAAGTAAAAATGCTTCTGGATTTGCATTACCAATCATTGCATTCTCTATTATATCCATACCAATTCCATTATAATCCCTTATACCAACAATAAGAGTAAGTAAAACTACTAAAATACCACCTGTGAAAATACGTAAGTATTTATTCTTTATTTTTTCAAATATGACTTCTGTTTTTCTCATTGTTACACAAAATACTATACTCAGCAATGCACAAAGTGCAGCAAGTAAGACAGTATAACCTATGGAATTAAGTGAAAGGTCAGGTACAGAACTCAATACATACCTAATAGGTTTTATACCAAAATATATTGAGATCAGATATGAGACAATTGATGCAACAAGACAAGGTAAAAATGTAGAGTAATACGTAATACCTATACTTATTACTCCCATTGCAAATATGGCAGCCGTCAATGGAGTTCCGAACAATGCTGAAAAAACACTGCTCATTCCACACATTACAATAACATTTGTGTCCTTATCATCTAAATGAAAAATTCGTCCTATTTGAGAACCAATTCCACCTCCTAGCTGTAAGGCAGCCCCTTCCCTTCCTGCCGAGCCTCCAAACAAATGAGTTATTACTGTGCTTACAAATATCAAAGGTGCTATTCTAACAGGTACTTTATCATCTGTTCGCATAGATTCGATTATATAATTTGTACCGGTGTTATCGCTTATATTACATTTTTTATAAAGTATTGCTATTAAAAGTCCTCCTAATGGCAGCAAAAATATCATAAATCCATCTGATAATCTTATCTCTGTAACCAATTCAACACTTTTATGAAATACCGTTCCTATAATTCCACCTACACAGCCTGTAATGCTAGCAAGCACAACCCATCTTAAAAATGTTAAGATATAATTTAGTGCAGATTTAATCTTTATTTTTATTACGTCCATCTTTTATCCAACCTTCAATTTTGCTATATATAGCGTAATCAATTATAACTTTCACTCTTTAGTGCAATTGTAAACCTGTTACCAACATCCACTGATTCAAATTTTACAGTCTTTGTATCAATAGCAAATGATTAATCTGATATTGTACTGGTCAATATTAAAGTTAAAACTAATAATGATATAATCTTCTTGAATCTAGTAATCTAACTAGTCTCCTTTTGTTAACTATTTTAAAATTTCTAACCACTCAATTTTCGCCCATAAAATCTATTGATGCTTTATATTATCACCGGTTTATTGACAATATAACAAAAATAATCAGAAAGTATATGGCTTACGTGGTAAACTTTCGAGTCTCATAATAACGAAAGCAATTTTTACCAATATTAGTTTACTGTCACTCCTGATGTTATTAAGCTTTAAGCTGTATTCTCAACTGGGAGTTTTGAGATAATTATATTTACTAATTATTATATCATTTTACAATTAATTTCTACTATCTTTTACAATTATAATTTGCTGTAATAGGTCTCTTAAGCCTAAATTCTTTGAATTTTTCAAACCACATTTTATTTTCTCCGTAAATTATACTTTCTCTTATAAAATAGTTTATTAATTCGAAAATATTTGTTATACTTTGTATATTGATAAATTTTAAACAATGGTATTCATAATACCTTTTTTCATAATATCTTAAATAAAATAAACATTATGGAGGAAACATGAAATCACTTGCAAATCACAAACGAATTAAAGTTACTGTAAATGACCGAGAAGTAGAAGTATATGACAATCTTACTATTCTACAAGCACTGCTTCAAGAAGATATTCATATTCCACATCTTTGCTACGATATAAGAGTTGAAAGATCAAATGGTAACTGTGGATTATGTGTCGTTGAAGTTGAAGACAAAGATGCAAGAAAAGAAGTAAAAGCTTGTCAGACCCCTATAAAAGAAGGTATGGTCATATTTACAAACACCCAAAAATTGCAAAATTACAGAAAGATACGCTTAGAGCAAATGCTATCTGACCACAATGCAGACTGTGTTGCACCATG
This region includes:
- the asnS gene encoding asparagine--tRNA ligase, with product MYINDLYGDQKASIGKEVKLNGWIRNHRKQKKMGFIDFFDGSCFKSIQIVYEDTLANFDEIQSIHIGAAISIEGTVVVSAVNADNIEINASNIILVGDAPEDYPLQPKKHSIEFLREIAYLRPRTRVFQAVFRIRSLASMAIHEYFHNKGYVYVHTPIITGNDAEGAGNTFTVTCLENNNYEEDFFGKKASLAVTGQLEGETFAMAFGKIYTFGPTFRAENSNTKTHAAEFWMIEPEIAFCDLNQLMDIEEDFLKSIVSYILDKAKDELEFLQGFTKIDLFKRLEKLKESKIARVTHKEAIEILKKAPNQFVFTPEFGKDLAREHEKYLTEEYFNGPVFVYNWPKDIKAFYMYQNDDNETVAAVDLLVPDAGELMGGSQREVRYDLLRDKMEKLGINTEEMYWYLNLRKFGSCDHAGFGMGFERFLIYVTGVDNIRDVIPYPRTPGYCEF
- a CDS encoding DUF6512 family protein: MSFIKKHIVGVLFTLVAGAILHFAYEWSGNNLIVAMLAPINESVWEHLKILVTPMLFYFVIEYFTYGKKTANFVPVRVLSIIIGMLVIIVSYYTYSGIIGSKYLVADIGTFVLGTLVAYWASYKMLQSQYFGSKKADILGWIGLVFLIFIVIIFTFSPPHIALFKDFSTGAYGLI
- the alaS gene encoding alanine--tRNA ligase; amino-acid sequence: MYKITSDEIRTIFLEYFQKHNHKKISESSVIPENDPTLLFINSGMAPLKNYFTGEEVPPASNLCNIQPCIRTIDIDDIGDRHHLTSFEMLGSWSFNNYFKEDAIKLAFELLTEGFKIPKEKLYATVFMGSKELNLEPDTESIEIWQKVGMDRSHIVPQPFEDNFWGPTAETGPCGPCTEVFYDTGEEFGEAYVEGGVFDTKKRYIEIWNAGVFMQLNKLADGTYEPLKFKSVDTGAGLERLTMTLNKLNSVYEIDSLRPIVEIIKKQCASLNPDSDIPEQKINILSDHLRTVTILLAAGAVPSNTGRGYVPRKLIRKCCTILAKYKMDNFNFQEVLDRVIEHYKKYYSHFETNRKQIHDVFNKEVESYSAVLKDGTARIEKMCEGKTTISGKDAFVLVTSYGLPFDFIQDYAAEHGMTIDKEEYDNEIKHHKEISKLGNNEEGGSGNSLEALKGMAANFTKTVFVGYEELSCTGHVIGIIKDNEEVEAALANEQAIIVTDKSCFYAESGGQIADTGVMDSGDMQLQVTDVKKVDDIFFHFVNILNGQARIDQTVNMKVDAERRTKIEANHSAVHLLQKALRIHLGDSVKQAGSLVTDDRLRFDFHCDKKLESDVLDAIEATVNQFISENYTRDVKETTYEQAVKEGALAFFSDKYSDLVRMVSFGDVSKELCGGTHISSTGRIGFCKIISEESAGRGIRRIVALTRKEAVAYVQEELKLLNDISAKLRVPKKQILSKLDTLGTKKEQPINVEFSVMTKEQISKKTMQGANGISYMTNEYAAMTDEVRDEAIRVAEIIKGVVCFYSIADGKVQLTIAIDKELSKTCNANGVIKKALAYLDGKGGGSAYLARGSGNNANGLKDMLENFKTFF
- a CDS encoding chloride channel protein, which produces MDVIKIKIKSALNYILTFLRWVVLASITGCVGGIIGTVFHKSVELVTEIRLSDGFMIFLLPLGGLLIAILYKKCNISDNTGTNYIIESMRTDDKVPVRIAPLIFVSTVITHLFGGSAGREGAALQLGGGIGSQIGRIFHLDDKDTNVIVMCGMSSVFSALFGTPLTAAIFAMGVISIGITYYSTFLPCLVASIVSYLISIYFGIKPIRYVLSSVPDLSLNSIGYTVLLAALCALLSIVFCVTMRKTEVIFEKIKNKYLRIFTGGILVVLLTLIVGIRDYNGIGMDIIENAMIGNANPEAFLLKIIFTALTIGAGYKGGEIVPTFFIGSTFGCTFGIIFGINPGFCAAIGLISLFCGVLNVPIAAIVLSVEVFGSEGLLLFAIASSVSYMLSGYYSLYRSQKIIYSKLKTEFININAK